A single Crateriforma conspicua DNA region contains:
- the rpmF gene encoding 50S ribosomal protein L32, translating into MAVPKRKHSNSRTGKRRSHDRVKKRQIAYCPQCSAAVPTHTMCPKCGYYMGRTVVEPKDE; encoded by the coding sequence ATGGCCGTTCCAAAACGTAAACACAGCAACAGCCGGACGGGCAAGCGACGCAGCCACGACCGTGTCAAGAAACGTCAAATCGCTTATTGCCCGCAATGTTCCGCGGCCGTGCCGACGCACACCATGTGCCCCAAGTGTGGGTATTACATGGGACGCACCGTGGTCGAACCCAAAGACGAATAA
- the fabD gene encoding ACP S-malonyltransferase → MTFDVQRVGILFPGQGAQVPGMGKALSERASLARELFDQANEILGYDLAQLCFEGPAEKLNQTEFCQPALFVTGIAAAKVYADEQPEMAQRIVAAAGLSLGEYTAVCFADGLDFADALRLVQRRGQAMQAAADAVKSGMSSVVGLDLEQVTAVCDAARQDDEILRPANLLCPGNIATSGHLSALARLEPLASEAGAMKVIPLSVAGAFHTDLMAPAVDQLKQALQEMPIRDTRIPVYSNVDAAPHQKADEIRDLLTRQVVNPVLWEASIRRMMDDGVEGFLESGTGRVLRGTLKRINRKFPTDGFGD, encoded by the coding sequence GTGACATTCGACGTGCAACGGGTCGGGATTCTGTTTCCCGGCCAAGGGGCCCAGGTTCCCGGAATGGGTAAAGCCCTCTCCGAGCGAGCATCTTTGGCCCGCGAGCTTTTCGACCAAGCCAACGAAATCCTGGGTTACGACTTGGCCCAACTCTGCTTCGAGGGCCCGGCGGAAAAGCTGAACCAGACGGAATTTTGCCAGCCCGCTTTGTTCGTGACGGGCATCGCCGCGGCAAAGGTTTACGCCGATGAACAGCCCGAAATGGCCCAGCGAATCGTCGCGGCCGCCGGGCTGAGCCTGGGTGAATACACGGCCGTATGTTTCGCCGACGGCCTGGATTTTGCGGACGCCCTGCGATTGGTTCAGCGCCGCGGACAGGCCATGCAAGCAGCCGCCGACGCGGTCAAAAGCGGCATGTCCAGCGTGGTCGGCTTGGACTTAGAACAAGTTACCGCCGTCTGTGACGCCGCCCGCCAGGACGACGAGATCCTGCGTCCGGCCAACTTGTTGTGCCCGGGGAACATCGCCACGTCCGGACACCTTTCGGCCTTGGCTCGGCTGGAACCGCTGGCCAGCGAAGCCGGTGCGATGAAGGTGATTCCGTTAAGTGTCGCCGGTGCATTTCATACCGACCTGATGGCACCGGCGGTGGATCAGCTGAAGCAGGCGTTGCAGGAAATGCCGATCCGGGACACCCGCATCCCGGTCTACAGCAACGTGGATGCGGCGCCGCACCAAAAGGCCGACGAGATTCGCGACTTGTTGACCCGCCAAGTGGTCAACCCGGTTCTTTGGGAAGCCTCGATCCGCCGCATGATGGACGACGGAGTCGAAGGATTTTTGGAATCCGGAACCGGCCGTGTGTTGCGAGGCACTCTCAAGCGGATCAATCGAAAATTCCCCACCGACGGTTTTGGCGATTAG
- a CDS encoding methyltransferase domain-containing protein: protein MSAQDQTIDQYQELMQLNAVSHVLRTAKQVGLLDGLRDGQRTLDQLRQELNLRSEPTRLLLATLVRTGIVEQYDDDFALAPVAQLLCQYDSDLGDGRWRQLADKIRGDDAAPFRARDHFDATAATQWVHTASAIQAAEILNIGGADEPRGPKILDLGCGSAVWSCAMAFRDVGATITAVDDEATQVAAANMAASIDLTRRFDFHPADPAEVAKLPMDQAAAEHPWAGETYDLVLLAQRLHAYDEATGDRLLQFATGLAAPGGRVVVIDLFASPAKPSLAETLEALRLEIETDGGRVWDLETSSQRAKRCGLTDVQFTFLAASRINLGMLVGVRAERTD from the coding sequence TTGTCCGCCCAAGACCAAACCATCGACCAGTACCAGGAACTGATGCAGTTAAATGCGGTATCGCACGTGTTGCGAACCGCCAAACAAGTCGGCTTGCTGGACGGTTTACGTGACGGCCAGCGGACACTGGATCAGCTTCGCCAGGAACTCAATCTGCGCTCGGAGCCGACTCGTTTGTTGTTAGCCACCTTGGTGCGGACCGGCATTGTCGAGCAGTACGACGACGACTTTGCACTCGCACCGGTGGCACAGTTGCTGTGCCAGTACGACAGCGATCTCGGCGACGGTCGATGGCGTCAGTTGGCCGACAAAATCCGCGGGGACGATGCGGCGCCCTTTCGCGCTCGCGACCATTTCGATGCCACCGCGGCCACTCAGTGGGTGCACACCGCTTCGGCGATACAGGCGGCCGAAATCTTGAACATCGGTGGCGCCGACGAACCCCGTGGGCCCAAAATCTTGGATCTGGGGTGTGGCAGCGCGGTTTGGAGTTGTGCGATGGCATTTCGCGATGTCGGTGCGACGATCACCGCGGTCGACGACGAAGCGACGCAAGTGGCAGCGGCCAACATGGCGGCCAGTATCGACTTGACCCGACGGTTCGACTTTCATCCCGCCGACCCGGCGGAGGTCGCCAAATTGCCGATGGATCAGGCCGCAGCGGAGCATCCTTGGGCGGGCGAAACATACGATTTGGTGCTGCTGGCACAGCGACTGCATGCCTATGACGAAGCGACGGGCGACCGGCTGCTGCAATTTGCCACTGGCTTGGCGGCTCCCGGCGGTCGCGTGGTCGTGATCGATCTGTTTGCGTCCCCGGCCAAGCCCAGTTTGGCCGAAACGCTGGAGGCTTTACGGCTGGAAATCGAAACCGATGGCGGCCGTGTCTGGGACTTGGAAACCAGTTCCCAGCGGGCCAAACGCTGTGGTCTGACTGACGTGCAGTTCACTTTTTTGGCCGCCAGCCGGATCAACCTGGGCATGCTGGTCGGGGTCCGAGCCGAGCGGACCGACTGA
- the fabG gene encoding 3-oxoacyl-[acyl-carrier-protein] reductase: MNKPIQIDLSGQVAIVTGASQGLGKAVAVALGANGATVACMARNAEKLAATVGEIEAAGGKAEAVACDVTDRKAAADAIASVHKTHGRLDILVNNAGITRDKLMRGMSDEEWDSVIDTNLTSCFVCCRAAAGLMRRSKYGRIINMASVSGLIGNAGQANYSASKAGMIGMTRTISKELASRGVTCNCVAPGFIESDMTAELGDVVLGEVTKRIPAKRLGKPEDVAAAVLFLASADAGYVTGQTLVVDGGLIQ, from the coding sequence ATGAACAAACCCATCCAAATCGATCTTTCCGGCCAAGTGGCCATCGTCACCGGTGCCTCCCAGGGTCTGGGCAAAGCCGTCGCCGTCGCCTTAGGCGCCAATGGCGCGACGGTCGCTTGCATGGCCCGCAATGCTGAGAAGTTGGCTGCGACGGTTGGCGAAATCGAAGCCGCCGGTGGCAAGGCCGAAGCAGTCGCCTGTGACGTCACCGACCGCAAAGCAGCCGCCGACGCGATCGCGTCAGTCCACAAGACGCACGGCCGTCTGGACATTCTGGTCAACAACGCCGGCATCACTCGCGACAAATTGATGCGGGGCATGAGCGACGAAGAATGGGATTCGGTCATCGACACGAACCTGACCAGTTGCTTTGTGTGCTGTCGCGCCGCGGCCGGCCTGATGCGTCGCAGCAAGTACGGCCGAATCATCAACATGGCCAGCGTGTCGGGCCTGATTGGCAACGCCGGGCAAGCCAATTATTCCGCCAGCAAGGCGGGGATGATCGGCATGACGCGAACGATCAGCAAGGAATTGGCCAGCCGTGGCGTGACCTGCAACTGCGTCGCCCCCGGCTTTATCGAATCCGACATGACCGCTGAATTGGGCGACGTCGTGCTGGGCGAGGTCACCAAACGGATCCCCGCCAAACGTCTGGGCAAACCCGAAGATGTCGCCGCCGCCGTCCTGTTTTTGGCCTCGGCGGACGCCGGATATGTGACCGGGCAAACGCTGGTCGTCGATGGCGGTCTGATCCAATAA